In a single window of the Flavivirga spongiicola genome:
- a CDS encoding glutamine synthetase III family protein, whose amino-acid sequence MSTLRFHAIKESLAYKPVIVEEKERRSDLFGKHVFNENTMRQYLTKDAFIGVMNAIQYGKKIDRSIADQVASSMKDWSLSKGVTHYTHWFQPLTGATAEKHDAFFETIGNGMAIEKFGGSQLVQQEPDASSFPSGGIRNTFEARGYTAWDPTSPAFIYGTTLCIPTIFVAYTGEALDYKTPLLRALHAVDDAATAICKYFDKNVKKVSSSLGWEQEYFLIDKMLAESRPDISLTGRTLLGHSPAKGQQLDDHYFGSIPSRALNFMRELETECMLLGIPVKTRHNEVAPNQFELAPIYEEANLAVDHNSLLMDIMARVASRHNFKVLLHEKPFEGINGSGKHNNWSLSTDTGVNLLGPGKTPMSNLQFLTFFINTIKAVHEHEALLRAAIASASNDHRLGANEAPPAIISVFIGEQLTKVLEELEGVTKGKLSPQEKTELKLNVIGKIPDVLLDNTDRNRTSPFAFTGNKFEFRAVGSTANCGNPMTILNTIVAKQLRDFKIEVDKLIDKKDLKKDEAIFNVLREYIKSTKNILFEGNGYDKAWEEEAKKRGLSNNKTTPEALKAKISKQTITLFEEMNVMSRIEAEARYEIEVEAYIMHIQIESRVLGDIARNHIVPTAVKYQNILIENVRGLKEIFDKKFNTVSKEQINLIEEISSHIEGINVNVTKMINERKKANAFEDIEKKALAYCNHVKPLFDDIRYHCDKLELLVDDEIWPLTKYRELLFTR is encoded by the coding sequence ATGTCAACATTAAGATTTCATGCTATTAAAGAATCGCTGGCTTATAAGCCTGTTATCGTAGAAGAGAAAGAACGTCGATCAGACTTGTTTGGAAAACATGTATTTAATGAGAACACCATGCGTCAATACCTAACAAAAGATGCTTTTATAGGTGTTATGAATGCTATTCAATATGGTAAAAAAATAGATAGAAGTATAGCAGATCAAGTGGCATCTTCTATGAAAGATTGGTCATTATCAAAAGGAGTCACTCATTATACGCATTGGTTTCAACCATTAACAGGGGCTACGGCAGAAAAGCATGATGCATTTTTTGAAACTATAGGTAATGGTATGGCTATCGAAAAATTTGGAGGCAGTCAATTGGTACAGCAGGAACCAGACGCTTCCAGCTTTCCAAGTGGAGGTATTAGAAATACATTTGAAGCGCGTGGTTATACTGCTTGGGATCCAACATCGCCAGCATTTATATACGGTACGACGTTATGTATTCCAACCATTTTTGTGGCTTATACAGGTGAAGCATTAGATTATAAAACCCCCTTATTAAGAGCGCTACATGCGGTGGATGATGCGGCAACAGCAATATGCAAATATTTTGATAAAAATGTAAAGAAAGTGTCTTCTTCTTTGGGATGGGAGCAAGAATATTTTTTAATAGATAAAATGTTGGCTGAGAGCCGCCCGGATATTTCCTTAACAGGTAGGACATTATTAGGTCATTCTCCTGCTAAAGGACAACAATTAGATGATCATTATTTTGGATCTATTCCTAGTAGAGCGTTGAATTTTATGCGCGAATTGGAAACAGAATGTATGCTTTTAGGTATTCCTGTAAAGACCAGACATAATGAAGTGGCTCCTAATCAATTTGAGTTAGCTCCAATTTATGAAGAAGCAAATTTGGCGGTAGATCATAATTCACTTTTAATGGATATTATGGCACGTGTAGCATCACGCCATAATTTTAAAGTACTGTTACATGAAAAGCCATTTGAAGGCATTAATGGTTCTGGTAAACATAATAACTGGTCATTGTCTACAGATACTGGTGTTAATTTACTAGGTCCAGGAAAAACCCCCATGAGTAACCTTCAGTTTCTAACTTTTTTTATTAATACTATTAAAGCGGTTCATGAGCATGAAGCACTTTTAAGAGCAGCGATTGCATCAGCTAGTAATGATCACAGGTTAGGAGCCAATGAGGCACCACCAGCTATCATTTCAGTATTTATCGGGGAACAATTAACCAAAGTTTTAGAGGAGTTAGAAGGGGTGACTAAAGGGAAATTATCGCCTCAGGAAAAAACAGAGCTTAAACTAAATGTTATTGGTAAAATACCTGACGTTTTACTTGATAATACAGATAGAAATAGAACGTCTCCTTTCGCGTTTACTGGCAATAAATTTGAGTTTAGAGCAGTAGGCTCTACAGCGAATTGTGGCAACCCGATGACTATTTTAAATACCATTGTGGCGAAACAATTAAGGGATTTTAAAATTGAAGTAGATAAATTAATCGATAAGAAAGATTTAAAGAAAGACGAAGCTATATTTAATGTATTGAGAGAGTATATTAAATCGACTAAAAATATTTTATTTGAAGGGAATGGTTATGACAAGGCATGGGAAGAAGAAGCTAAGAAAAGAGGTTTAAGTAATAATAAAACAACGCCTGAAGCTTTAAAAGCAAAAATTTCAAAGCAAACCATTACATTATTTGAAGAAATGAATGTTATGAGTAGAATTGAGGCTGAAGCGCGTTATGAAATAGAGGTTGAAGCTTATATCATGCATATTCAAATTGAAAGCCGTGTGTTGGGAGATATTGCACGTAACCATATTGTACCAACTGCTGTTAAGTATCAGAATATTTTAATTGAAAATGTTAGAGGCTTAAAAGAAATATTTGACAAAAAATTTAATACAGTTTCTAAAGAGCAGATCAACTTAATCGAAGAGATTTCTAGTCATATTGAAGGCATTAATGTAAATGTTACAAAAATGATAAATGAACGTAAAAAAGCCAACGCGTTTGAGGATATAGAAAAGAAAGCATTAGCATACTGTAATCATGTGAAGCCTTTATTTGATGATATTCGCTATCATTGCGATAAGTTGGAATTGCTGGTTGATGACGAAATTTGGCCATTAACAAAGTATCGGGAATTATTATTTACAAGATAG
- the pyrF gene encoding orotidine-5'-phosphate decarboxylase, whose amino-acid sequence MTTNQLISQIKKKKSFLCIGLDVDLKKIPPHLLKEEDSIFAFNKAIIDATHHLCVAYKPNTAFYEAYGIKGWKALEKTINYLNEKHPEIFTIADAKRGDIGNTSTMYAKAFFEDLAFDSVTVAPYMGKDSVEPFLAFENKHTILLALTSNQGAFDFQTKTVDGKELYKQVLETSKTWEHSENLMYVVGATKAEYLADIRQIIPDSFLLVPGVGAQGGNLQDVCKYGMNNQVGLLINSSRGIIYASNEDDFAKAAAIKAKELQQEMEIELKRL is encoded by the coding sequence GTGACAACAAACCAACTCATAAGTCAAATCAAAAAAAAGAAATCCTTTTTATGTATAGGATTAGATGTTGATTTAAAAAAAATACCACCACACCTTTTAAAAGAAGAAGATTCTATTTTTGCTTTCAATAAAGCGATTATTGATGCAACACATCATTTATGCGTAGCCTATAAGCCCAATACGGCGTTTTATGAGGCGTATGGTATAAAAGGTTGGAAAGCTTTAGAGAAAACCATCAATTATTTAAACGAAAAGCATCCTGAGATTTTTACTATTGCTGATGCTAAACGAGGTGATATAGGTAATACAAGTACGATGTATGCCAAAGCTTTTTTTGAAGATTTAGCTTTTGATTCTGTTACTGTTGCTCCTTATATGGGTAAAGATTCAGTGGAGCCTTTTTTAGCTTTTGAAAATAAACATACCATACTTTTGGCATTAACATCCAATCAGGGAGCTTTTGATTTTCAAACAAAAACGGTTGATGGAAAAGAATTATATAAACAAGTTTTAGAGACTTCCAAAACTTGGGAACATTCAGAAAATTTAATGTACGTCGTAGGCGCTACCAAAGCAGAGTATTTGGCAGATATTAGACAAATTATTCCAGATAGCTTTTTATTAGTGCCAGGGGTTGGTGCTCAAGGAGGTAATTTACAAGATGTTTGTAAATATGGAATGAATAATCAAGTTGGCCTACTTATTAATTCCTCTCGCGGTATTATTTATGCCTCTAACGAAGATGATTTTGCTAAAGCTGCTGCTATAAAAGCAAAAGAACTTCAACAAGAGATGGAAATTGAGTTGAAGCGTCTATGA
- a CDS encoding adenosylcobalamin-dependent ribonucleoside-diphosphate reductase codes for MKDNVIKTQPKTYSQDQAFNESLKYFKGDDLAARVWLNKYALKDSEGNIYELTPNDMHLRIANELARVEKKYANPLSADAIFNLIKDFKYIVPQGSPMAGIGNPYQIASLSNCFVIGNSGESDSYGGIMKIDQEQVQLMKRRGGVGHDLSHIRPKGSMVKNSALTSTGIVPFMERYSNSTREVAQDGRRGALMLSVSINHPDSEDFIDAKLEQGKVTGANVSVRMDNDFMKAVKTGANYIQKYPVFSANPKVTKTIKANDLWKKIVHNAWKSAEPGILFWDTIINESIPDCYADLGYKTVSTNPCGEIPLCTYDSCRLLAINLFSYVENPFTKHAKFNFSLFKEHIKAAQRIMDDIIDLELEKIDTILQKIDADPELSEVKGPERNLWINIKRKAEEGRRTGIGITAEGDMLAGLGIQYGSEEGNAFSLKVHKTIAIEAYRASVHLAKERGAFSIFDAEREKNNPFIQRIKDADSKLYYEMLEYGRRNIALLTIAPTGTTSLMTQTTSGIEPVFLPVYKRRRKVNPNDKEARVDFVDEVGDSWEEYVVFHHRFKQWMEVNGIDTSKNFSQDELNDLIKQSPYYKATSNDVDWLSKVSMQGAIQKWVDHSISVTINLPNDVSEDLVGELYLKAWEVGCKGVTVYRDGSRSGVLISNDDKKEEASKDLLTTFPVKRPQVLEADVVRFQNNKEKWIAFIGIIDEKPYEIFTGLTDDEDGILIPRWVNNGLIIKNRNENGTSRYDFQYENKRGYKTTIEGLSHKFNPEFWNYAKLISSTLRHGMPIDKIVDLINSLQLDSESINTWKNGVGRALKRYVADGTQVKGHTCNSCKSENLIYQEGCLTCKDCGSSKCG; via the coding sequence ATGAAAGATAACGTGATAAAAACACAACCAAAAACTTACTCTCAAGACCAAGCCTTTAATGAATCATTAAAATATTTTAAAGGCGACGATTTAGCTGCACGCGTTTGGCTAAATAAATATGCACTTAAAGACTCAGAAGGAAATATTTATGAGTTAACTCCAAATGATATGCATCTTCGAATTGCTAACGAGTTAGCTAGAGTTGAGAAAAAATATGCAAACCCATTATCTGCAGATGCTATTTTTAATTTAATAAAAGATTTTAAATATATTGTGCCACAAGGTAGTCCAATGGCAGGAATAGGGAACCCATATCAAATAGCGTCACTTTCTAATTGTTTTGTAATTGGTAATTCAGGGGAATCAGATTCATATGGAGGTATTATGAAAATTGACCAAGAGCAAGTTCAGCTTATGAAGCGCAGAGGAGGTGTTGGACACGATTTGTCTCATATTCGTCCAAAAGGTTCTATGGTTAAAAACTCTGCATTAACATCCACAGGTATCGTTCCTTTTATGGAACGCTATTCTAATTCCACTAGGGAAGTTGCACAAGATGGTAGACGTGGTGCATTGATGCTGTCGGTTTCCATTAACCATCCAGATTCAGAGGATTTTATCGATGCAAAACTGGAGCAGGGTAAAGTTACAGGGGCAAATGTCTCGGTTAGAATGGATAATGATTTTATGAAAGCCGTAAAAACTGGTGCCAATTATATTCAGAAGTACCCGGTCTTTAGTGCAAATCCTAAAGTTACTAAAACAATAAAGGCTAATGACTTATGGAAAAAGATTGTGCATAATGCTTGGAAATCTGCCGAACCGGGAATTTTATTTTGGGATACCATTATAAATGAATCTATTCCAGATTGTTATGCCGATTTGGGATACAAAACAGTTTCTACAAACCCATGCGGAGAAATTCCCTTATGTACTTATGACTCTTGTAGGTTATTAGCTATTAATTTATTCTCTTATGTAGAGAATCCTTTTACAAAACACGCTAAGTTTAATTTTTCTTTATTCAAAGAACATATTAAAGCAGCTCAGCGTATCATGGATGATATCATTGATTTAGAGTTAGAAAAAATTGATACTATTTTACAGAAAATTGATGCAGATCCAGAGCTAAGTGAGGTGAAAGGACCCGAACGCAATTTATGGATTAATATAAAGCGAAAAGCAGAAGAAGGGCGTAGAACAGGCATTGGTATTACAGCAGAAGGGGATATGTTGGCTGGATTAGGGATTCAATATGGGAGTGAAGAAGGTAATGCTTTTTCATTGAAAGTTCATAAAACAATTGCTATAGAAGCGTATAGAGCATCGGTGCATTTAGCAAAAGAACGTGGTGCTTTTTCTATTTTTGATGCAGAACGTGAAAAAAACAATCCATTTATACAGCGTATAAAAGATGCAGATAGTAAGCTGTATTACGAAATGTTAGAATATGGAAGACGAAATATAGCTTTACTTACCATAGCACCAACCGGCACAACGAGTTTAATGACACAAACAACATCTGGTATTGAACCAGTGTTTTTACCGGTTTATAAACGTAGGAGGAAAGTAAACCCAAACGATAAAGAAGCACGTGTGGATTTTGTTGATGAAGTCGGTGACTCTTGGGAAGAATATGTTGTCTTTCATCACAGGTTTAAACAATGGATGGAAGTAAATGGCATTGATACCTCTAAAAATTTCTCACAGGATGAGCTAAATGATTTAATAAAGCAATCTCCATACTATAAAGCAACTTCAAATGATGTGGATTGGCTAAGTAAAGTAAGTATGCAAGGTGCCATTCAAAAATGGGTAGACCATTCCATAAGTGTAACCATTAACCTGCCTAATGATGTTTCTGAAGATTTAGTGGGAGAGTTATATTTAAAAGCTTGGGAAGTAGGATGTAAAGGAGTGACTGTTTATAGGGACGGTTCTCGTTCTGGCGTATTAATTTCTAATGATGATAAAAAAGAAGAGGCATCTAAAGATTTATTAACAACATTCCCTGTAAAACGGCCTCAAGTATTGGAAGCTGATGTAGTTCGTTTTCAGAATAATAAAGAAAAATGGATTGCTTTTATTGGTATTATTGATGAGAAGCCTTATGAAATTTTTACGGGTTTAACGGATGATGAGGATGGTATTTTAATTCCTCGCTGGGTAAACAATGGATTAATAATAAAAAACAGAAATGAAAATGGTACGTCTCGTTACGATTTTCAATATGAAAATAAAAGAGGTTATAAAACGACGATAGAAGGCTTGTCTCATAAATTTAATCCAGAATTTTGGAACTATGCAAAACTTATTTCCAGTACACTTCGTCATGGGATGCCGATAGATAAAATTGTCGATTTAATTAATAGTTTACAATTAGATAGCGAGTCTATTAATACATGGAAAAATGGTGTAGGTCGCGCCTTAAAACGTTATGTAGCTGATGGTACACAAGTAAAGGGGCATACATGCAATTCTTGTAAATCGGAAAACCTAATATATCAAGAAGGTTGTTTAACCTGTAAAGATTGCGGGTCTTCAAAATGCGGTTAA
- a CDS encoding DUF3078 domain-containing protein encodes MKTIFLIPLCFFFQLISAQPDSLFLQEKTEKKAKKKKDGPQWIQKNKATVDLSEVSFVNWNSGGSNSISGLFGVQSSANYRDKYFSWRNDASVRYGINKQESRELRKTDDLFELTSNIGYKPDEESNWFYSARLNFKTQLTNGYKYPNKDTPISRLLAPGYLFFGGGMEYGKDIEELSFYFSPLTLKATFVLDEDLANAGSFGVTPAVLDVDGNVVTPGDRVRREVGILMTNSYEMEVADNVNLKHVVSLYSDYVNNFGNVDLDWRIDFNFKVNSFIRANLGSHLKYDDDVKTKEPSEIEGEFDEAGAKIQWKQILGVGFAVNF; translated from the coding sequence ATGAAAACCATATTTCTAATCCCTCTTTGTTTCTTTTTTCAATTAATTTCTGCACAACCAGACTCACTTTTTTTACAAGAAAAGACTGAAAAAAAGGCTAAAAAAAAGAAAGATGGACCACAATGGATTCAAAAAAATAAAGCTACTGTAGATTTAAGTGAAGTTTCATTTGTTAATTGGAATTCCGGTGGTAGTAATTCGATATCTGGACTTTTTGGAGTTCAGTCTTCTGCAAATTATAGAGATAAGTACTTTTCATGGAGAAATGACGCATCCGTGCGTTATGGGATAAATAAACAGGAGTCAAGAGAACTAAGAAAAACTGATGATTTGTTTGAACTTACTTCAAACATAGGTTATAAGCCAGATGAGGAATCAAACTGGTTTTATTCTGCAAGACTTAATTTTAAAACCCAACTTACTAATGGTTATAAGTATCCAAATAAAGATACACCAATTTCCAGATTGCTAGCTCCAGGGTATTTATTCTTTGGTGGTGGTATGGAATATGGAAAAGATATTGAAGAATTGTCATTTTATTTTTCTCCATTAACTTTAAAAGCAACTTTTGTACTGGATGAAGATTTGGCTAATGCTGGTTCTTTTGGGGTTACTCCTGCGGTGTTGGATGTGGATGGAAATGTTGTTACTCCAGGAGATCGCGTAAGAAGAGAGGTCGGTATTTTGATGACCAATAGCTACGAAATGGAAGTAGCTGATAATGTTAACCTGAAACATGTCGTGAGTTTGTATTCTGATTATGTGAACAATTTTGGAAATGTGGATTTAGATTGGAGGATCGATTTTAATTTTAAAGTAAATAGTTTTATTAGAGCAAACTTAGGCTCCCATTTAAAATATGATGATGATGTAAAAACGAAAGAACCTTCGGAGATTGAAGGGGAGTTTGATGAAGCTGGTGCCAAGATACAGTGGAAACAGATTTTAGGTGTTGGATTTGCTGTCAATTTTTAA
- a CDS encoding ATP-binding cassette domain-containing protein: MIIEIDNVELYFNNKPIINGVYLKAETGKITGILGSNGCGKSCLLNIVFGNLRAKYGLVRINNTPILKPLYQTKLVSYLPQHHFVPNKMKIKAAFKLFQVDWGAFVNIFETFIPFKKFYFNKLSGGERRIIEIYLILKCSREIVLLDEPFSHVAPLYIEKIKDLIEEEKHKKAIIITDHMYEHIIAVSDTTYLLKNGCTKLIGSLKELEDYKYLSIGTFN, encoded by the coding sequence ATGATTATAGAAATTGATAATGTTGAACTTTATTTTAACAACAAACCCATTATAAATGGTGTTTACCTAAAAGCTGAAACAGGAAAAATCACTGGTATTTTAGGGAGCAATGGTTGTGGAAAAAGTTGTCTTTTGAATATTGTTTTTGGTAATCTAAGAGCCAAATATGGCTTAGTAAGAATTAACAATACGCCTATTTTAAAACCACTGTACCAAACTAAATTAGTTAGTTATTTGCCTCAGCATCATTTTGTTCCCAATAAGATGAAAATTAAAGCTGCCTTTAAACTTTTTCAGGTAGACTGGGGTGCATTTGTTAATATTTTTGAAACATTTATTCCATTTAAAAAATTTTATTTCAATAAGTTATCTGGAGGAGAGCGTAGAATTATAGAAATTTACTTGATATTAAAATGCTCTAGGGAAATAGTGCTTTTAGATGAACCTTTCTCTCACGTTGCTCCTTTATATATTGAAAAAATAAAAGATCTCATTGAAGAAGAAAAACATAAAAAAGCCATCATTATTACAGATCATATGTATGAACACATCATAGCTGTTTCTGATACTACTTATCTTTTAAAAAATGGCTGCACCAAACTAATTGGCAGCCTAAAAGAACTAGAAGATTATAAATATTTAAGCATTGGTACTTTTAATTAA
- the prfA gene encoding peptide chain release factor 1 → MLEKLQIVKQRFDEVSDLIIQPDIITDQKRYVELNREYKDLRILMDKRELYIELTDNLEEAESIIADGSDAEMVEMAKMQYDEAKEGIPKLEEEIKVLLIPKDPEDSKNAVVELRAGTGGDEASIFAGDLFRMYTKYCEGRGWRVDTVDFSEGTNGGFKEIQFEVSGDDVYGTLKFEAGVHRVQRVPQTETQGRVHTSAATVMVFPEAEEFDVEINPKEVRIDFFCSSGPGGQSVNTTYSAVRLTHIPTGLVAQCQDQKSQHKNKEKAFKVLRSRLYDLELAKKQEEDAAKRGSMVSSGDRSAKIRTYNYPQGRVTDHRIGLTLYDLSNIVNGDIQKIIDELMLAENTEKLKANDDVI, encoded by the coding sequence ATGTTAGAGAAATTACAAATAGTAAAACAGCGTTTTGATGAGGTTAGTGATTTAATTATTCAACCCGACATTATTACAGATCAAAAACGTTATGTAGAGCTTAATAGAGAATATAAAGACTTGCGAATTCTTATGGATAAGCGAGAATTATATATAGAACTTACAGATAATTTGGAGGAAGCCGAATCTATTATTGCTGATGGAAGTGATGCAGAAATGGTTGAAATGGCTAAAATGCAATATGACGAAGCCAAGGAGGGTATTCCTAAGTTAGAAGAAGAAATAAAAGTCCTTTTAATACCTAAAGACCCAGAAGATTCTAAAAATGCGGTAGTTGAATTACGTGCAGGAACCGGTGGAGACGAAGCTAGTATTTTTGCAGGCGATTTATTTAGAATGTATACTAAATACTGTGAGGGTAGAGGATGGCGAGTAGATACTGTAGATTTTAGTGAGGGCACTAATGGTGGCTTTAAAGAAATTCAGTTTGAAGTAAGCGGTGACGATGTTTATGGCACTTTAAAGTTTGAAGCTGGTGTACATCGCGTGCAACGTGTACCACAAACAGAAACTCAGGGACGTGTGCATACTAGTGCTGCAACGGTTATGGTATTTCCAGAAGCTGAAGAGTTTGATGTAGAAATTAATCCAAAAGAGGTTAGAATAGATTTTTTCTGTTCTTCAGGTCCGGGAGGTCAATCTGTAAACACGACCTATTCGGCAGTCCGTTTAACACATATTCCAACGGGATTGGTAGCACAATGTCAAGATCAAAAATCACAGCATAAAAATAAAGAGAAAGCTTTTAAAGTATTACGTTCCCGTTTATACGATTTAGAGCTGGCAAAAAAGCAGGAAGAAGATGCTGCTAAACGTGGTAGCATGGTATCATCAGGTGATAGAAGTGCTAAGATTCGCACCTATAATTATCCGCAAGGACGAGTAACAGACCATAGAATAGGTTTAACGCTTTACGATTTAAGCAATATTGTAAATGGTGATATTCAAAAAATAATTGATGAATTGATGTTAGCTGAAAACACTGAAAAGTTAAAGGCTAACGATGATGTAATTTAA
- a CDS encoding AIR synthase related protein, protein MSQEVSKRYAQRGVSASKEDVHNAIKNIDKGLFPKAFCKIVPDYLTNDDDYCLIMHADGAGTKSSLAYMYWKETGDISVWKGIAQDALIMNIDDLLCVGATDNIMLSSTIGRNKNLIPGEVLSAIINGTEELLEDLKSFGVTIHSTGGETADVGDLVRTIIVDSTVTARMKRDDVIDNANIKAGDVIVGLESFGQATYEKAYNGGMGSNGLTSARHDVFSKYLAEKYPESFDASVPEDLVYSGDVKLTDAVEDAPIDAGKLVLSPTRTYAPIIKKILSEFNSETIHGMIHCSGGAQTKILHFVDELHIVKDNMFPIPPLFKLIQKESKTDWKEMYQVFNCGHRMELYVSPEVAENIIGISKSFHVDAKIIGRVEESKTKKLTIKSEFGEFNY, encoded by the coding sequence ATGAGTCAAGAAGTTTCAAAACGATACGCGCAACGTGGAGTTTCAGCATCAAAAGAAGATGTGCATAATGCTATAAAAAATATAGATAAAGGGTTATTTCCAAAAGCATTTTGTAAAATAGTACCAGATTATCTAACAAACGATGATGATTATTGTTTGATCATGCATGCAGATGGTGCTGGAACAAAATCATCCTTAGCTTATATGTATTGGAAAGAAACTGGAGATATTTCGGTTTGGAAAGGGATTGCCCAAGACGCTTTAATAATGAATATTGATGATTTATTATGTGTTGGTGCAACCGATAACATTATGTTGTCTTCAACCATTGGAAGAAACAAAAATTTAATTCCAGGAGAGGTGCTTTCAGCGATTATTAATGGTACAGAGGAATTGCTTGAAGACTTAAAATCGTTTGGCGTAACGATTCATTCTACAGGTGGTGAAACAGCTGATGTTGGGGATTTAGTAAGAACTATTATTGTAGATTCTACAGTAACGGCAAGAATGAAACGAGATGATGTTATTGACAATGCAAACATTAAGGCTGGTGATGTTATAGTTGGATTAGAATCTTTTGGACAAGCGACTTACGAGAAAGCATATAATGGAGGAATGGGGAGTAATGGCTTAACGTCAGCTCGTCATGATGTTTTTAGCAAGTATCTGGCAGAAAAATATCCTGAAAGTTTTGATGCATCCGTTCCTGAAGATTTAGTATACTCCGGCGATGTAAAATTAACGGATGCTGTTGAAGATGCTCCTATAGATGCAGGTAAGCTAGTGTTGTCTCCTACAAGAACATATGCACCAATTATTAAAAAAATATTATCAGAATTTAATAGCGAAACTATTCATGGTATGATCCATTGTAGTGGAGGTGCTCAAACTAAGATCCTTCATTTTGTAGATGAGCTTCATATAGTAAAAGATAATATGTTTCCAATTCCGCCATTATTTAAACTCATACAAAAAGAATCTAAAACGGATTGGAAAGAAATGTATCAAGTGTTTAATTGTGGTCACAGAATGGAATTATATGTGTCTCCAGAAGTTGCTGAAAATATTATTGGTATTTCTAAATCTTTTCATGTTGATGCTAAAATAATCGGTAGAGTAGAAGAATCAAAAACAAAAAAACTCACAATAAAATCTGAGTTTGGTGAGTTTAATTACTAA
- a CDS encoding GrpB family protein, whose translation MKKTLNDLTKEDWNTLFPIELVDHNPEWKNIYEDEKNRILDKVEKEKILRIEHFGSSSITTIKSKPYIDLMIEIPKELLFDEKLIDEFAELGYSHFKVPARENIAEYSTFGKGYNVDGTKEQVFHIHMCPKDNVMWKQIDFRDYLNTNYKRAKKYENLKLELASKFKNDRGSYVLGKTDFVKETLDIISGKTSEQQRV comes from the coding sequence ATGAAAAAGACCCTAAATGATTTAACCAAAGAAGATTGGAACACACTTTTTCCGATTGAATTGGTCGACCATAATCCTGAATGGAAAAACATCTACGAAGACGAAAAAAATCGAATATTAGATAAAGTCGAGAAAGAAAAAATATTACGAATTGAGCATTTTGGTAGCTCATCAATCACTACAATCAAATCCAAACCCTATATCGATTTAATGATTGAAATCCCCAAAGAATTATTGTTCGACGAAAAACTAATCGACGAATTCGCGGAATTGGGATATTCACATTTTAAAGTTCCAGCAAGAGAAAATATAGCGGAATATTCAACATTCGGAAAAGGATACAATGTTGACGGAACAAAAGAACAGGTTTTCCATATACATATGTGCCCAAAAGATAATGTGATGTGGAAACAAATTGACTTTCGGGATTATCTAAATACGAATTATAAACGGGCAAAGAAATACGAAAATTTAAAACTCGAATTAGCATCCAAATTCAAAAATGATAGAGGCTCGTATGTACTTGGAAAAACTGATTTTGTGAAAGAAACTTTGGATATAATCAGCGGAAAAACCAGCGAACAGCAACGTGTATAA